One genomic window of Carassius auratus strain Wakin chromosome 14, ASM336829v1, whole genome shotgun sequence includes the following:
- the egr1 gene encoding early growth response protein 1: MAAAKTEMLLPALQISDPLSFPHSPMDNYPKLEEMIMLNSAGTPFLNASAPEGTGFGSGDPGEQFDHLAGDTLSEISIDKPMADQTYSTQRLPPISYTGRFTLEPAHNCSNSLWAEPLFSLVSGLVGINPPPTSIPSSTSQTAPPSSSSSSSMPSSTPSSTSIASLSCSVHMSEPNPIYSAAPTYSSASPDIFPESGPNFPTTVGTSLQYPTSSYTNSKPCSTSFPVPMIPDYLFPQQQSEISLVAPDQKPFQTQAGQQPSLTPLSTIKAFATQTGSQDLKSVYQSQLIRPSRMRKYPNRPSKTPPHERPYACPVETCDRRFSRSDELTRHIRIHTGQKPFQCRICMRNFSRSDHLTTHIRTHTGEKPFACEICGRKFARSDERKRHTKIHLRQKDKKVEKGSTAVQSSVANISISAPSPVSSYPSPITSYPSPVSSFPSPVNSCYSSPVHTSYPSPSIATTYPSATSTFQTQVATSFPTSVASNIYSSPVTTPLPDMQATLSPRTSDIC, from the exons ATGGCTGCAGCCAAGACAGAGATGCTCCTGCCTGCTCTGCAGATCTCCGACCCCCTGAGCTTCCCTCACTCCCCCATGGATAACTACCCCAAGCTGGAGGAGATGATCATGCTGAACTCTGCAGGGACCCCATTCCTCAATGCCTCGGCACCTGAAGGCACAGGCTTTGGCTCTGGGGATCCCGGGGAGCAGTTTGATCACCTTGCTGGAG ACACGCTTTCAGAAATCTCCATTGATAAACCTATGGCAGATCAGACCTACTCCACCCAGCGGCTGCCCCCCATCTCTTACACGGGCCGCTTCACCCTCGAACCTGCCCATAACTGCAGTAACAGTCTGTGGGCTGAGCCTCTGTTCAGTCTGGTGAGCGGGCTGGTGGGCATCAACCCGCCCCCCACCTCCATTCCGTCCTCGACCTCTCAGACAGCTcccccctcttcctcttcttcgtCTTCCATGCCCTCTTCCACTCCGTCATCCACATCCATCGCCAGCCTGAGCTGCTCCGTCCACATGAGTGAGCCTAACCCCATCTACTCGGCGGCTCCCACCTACTCCAGCGCCAGCCCAGACATCTTCCCTGAATCTGGCCCAAACTTCCCCACCACAGTGGGTACCTCACTGCAGTACCCCACTTCGTCATACACCAACAGCAAGCCCTGTAGCACCAGCTTCCCTGTGCCAATGATCCCCGACTACCTGTTTCCCCAACAGCAGAGCGAGATCAGCTTGGTGGCCCCGGACCAGAAGCCCTTCCAGACACAAGCGGGGCAGCAGCCCTCCCTTACACCGCTGTCCACAATCAAGGCCTTTGCCACCCAAACGGGTTCTCAGGACCTAAAGAGTGTCTACCAGTCTCAGCTCATCAGGCCCAGTCGCATGCGCAAGTACCCCAACCGGCCAAGCAAGACACCTCCACACGAGCGCCCCTACGCATGCCCCGTTGAGACCTGCGACCGTCGCTTCTCACGCTCGGACGAGCTGACGCGCCACATCCGCATCCACACCGGCCAGAAGCCCTTCCAGTGCAGGATCTGCATGCGCAACTTCAGCCGCAGCGACCACCTGACAACCCACATCCGCACACACACGGGCGAGAAGCCCTTCGCCTGTGAGATCTGCGGCCGCAAGTTCGCCCGCAGCGACGAGCGCAAGCGCCACACAAAGATCCACCTGCGGCAGAAGGACAAGAAGGTGGAGAAAGGCAGCACTGCAGTGCAGAGCTCGGTTGCAAACATATCCATCTCAGCTCCCTCGCCGGTGTCCAGCTACCCCTCTCCTATCACTTCATACCCCTCTCCGGTCTCCTCCTTCCCGTCCCCAGTGAACTCCTGCTACTCCTCACCGGTGCACACCTCCTACCCCTCCCCTTCAATCGCAACCACTTACCCCTCGGCGACCAGCACCTTCCAGACGCAGGTGGCCACGTCCTTCCCGACCTCAGTGGCCAGCAACATCTACAGTTCTCCCGTCACCACCCCACTGCCCGACATGCAAGCCACGCTTTCCCCTCGGACATCCGACATCTGCTGA